Below is a genomic region from Pseudomonas berkeleyensis.
GTACATAGGCCATCACTTTGGCTAATCACAAGGAAGACCATAATTGATCAATGGACGATTACTTAAGCAATACGACTTTCCCGTCGCGCTGGGCATTACTCACCTGACAACAGCAGCCTTTCTACTTAACAGCAGCGCCTCTCTTCCATCCTGGGTCTCGTCATACAGTTATTTTTCTGCGTTGACGTGCCTCCTGCTAAGCCTAGTACTCAAACCACTCCAAGGGTTTCTTACAGGGATTGCCGTATCGTTTGCTGCCACTGTAATCATCAGGGCAATCAACATGTCACTTGTCAGCCTGCATGGCGCTGGAGTGGACTACCTGCTGGGGCTGATGGGGGCCGTGATCGGCCTAATTGCTATTCTGATTTACTCCAAGGTCAAGCTCAGCCAAACCTTTGAGAATGGCTTTGCCTTGGGCTGCACGGGAGCGTTGGGCGGCTATCTCCTCAGCATGTTCCTGTCATGCAATACCGTGCTGTATTGCGGCCCTGCCTTCTCATGGGGCGCTTAACCATAGCTGAGAAGCTCTGCCCCTGCTTGCAGAATCCGGCCACTTGGCGGCTACCGCTTCACCCTGAGGTGTAACCGGTGTAGATTTGGCAAAATTTGGCAAGAGGAACGTCCAATGAGCACCATGAACATCTCCCTGCCGGACGCTCTCAAGAGCTTTGTTGATGAGCAAGTGAGCCAGCGTGGTTACGGCACCAGCAGCGAATACGTGCGTGAGCTGATTCGTAAAGATCAAGACCGCCAACATCTGCGTGGCCTTCTACTTGCCGGTGCTGCATCCGCCCCCGCCGCCCCTGCCGATGCTGACTACTTCGAATCGCTCCGTGCTCGCGTGCGGAACGCTCAAGGATGAAGCAAAAGCCCGTAATCCCGCGTGAGCTAGCAAGCCGAGACGTAGACAACGCCATTGCCTACTACATCGAAGAGCAGGCCGAGAAAGCCGCACTAGGTTTTATTGACGCCCTGGAGCGTGCTTATAAGCAGATCAGCCGTCACCCTACTTCCGGCTCTGCTCGCTATGCCCATGAACTGGATCTGCCCGGTCTACGCTCCTGGCCGCTTCAGCGTTATCCCTACCTAGTGTTCTATGTTGAGCAAGATAGCCATATTGATGTTTGGCGGGTGCTGCACACCATGACCGACCTTCCCGCATGGTTGAGCTCCCCAGTAACGGGCTAGAGTTGATTGCAGCTTTACGCCTTTGTCCTGTAACAGCTCTATCCAAGTATTTCGCCCCTCCAACTAAGGAATA
It encodes:
- a CDS encoding type II toxin-antitoxin system ParD family antitoxin, with the protein product MSTMNISLPDALKSFVDEQVSQRGYGTSSEYVRELIRKDQDRQHLRGLLLAGAASAPAAPADADYFESLRARVRNAQG
- a CDS encoding type II toxin-antitoxin system RelE/ParE family toxin, producing MKQKPVIPRELASRDVDNAIAYYIEEQAEKAALGFIDALERAYKQISRHPTSGSARYAHELDLPGLRSWPLQRYPYLVFYVEQDSHIDVWRVLHTMTDLPAWLSSPVTG